The following proteins are co-located in the Nonlabens ponticola genome:
- a CDS encoding glycosyltransferase family A protein translates to MRILESCLKSLINSVHSNTLISVVDNGSCQEVNSFLSEMLKERILDELITTVNIGKLNAILKGVSGHKVDLITISDADILFVKGWQKETADVFLNIKKAAVVGLIPQFKMYSSYSSNLIFDYLFSSKLKFKPVDNPSAMREFYRSIGWKDNYNKNYLKYHLTITHNDVVAVVGSGHAVATYKSEIFTKINHEVSTFKLGGGSESRILDSSALKLDGYRLTTAQNFAYHMGNIFEPWMERTSFEGRPKVSNDHLLSFKNKLEKRPVRFYLKSKMFKRLFKVSIFTRLFLRTKGLTSDIARNY, encoded by the coding sequence TTGAGAATTTTAGAAAGCTGTCTAAAATCTTTGATAAATTCTGTTCATTCAAATACGCTAATATCGGTTGTTGATAACGGGAGTTGTCAAGAAGTAAATTCTTTCCTAAGCGAGATGTTGAAAGAGCGCATCCTAGATGAGCTTATTACAACCGTAAATATTGGAAAATTGAATGCCATACTTAAAGGAGTGTCTGGTCATAAAGTTGACCTGATAACCATTTCTGACGCTGATATTTTATTTGTGAAAGGTTGGCAAAAAGAAACAGCAGATGTTTTCTTAAACATTAAAAAGGCGGCGGTAGTGGGATTGATCCCGCAATTCAAGATGTATTCGAGTTATAGCTCCAATTTAATATTTGACTATTTATTTTCAAGCAAATTGAAATTTAAACCAGTAGATAATCCCAGTGCCATGAGGGAATTTTATCGCAGTATCGGTTGGAAAGACAATTACAACAAAAATTATCTGAAATATCACTTAACCATTACCCATAATGATGTAGTGGCGGTCGTCGGATCTGGTCATGCGGTTGCTACCTATAAATCGGAAATATTCACCAAGATAAATCATGAGGTATCTACATTTAAACTTGGTGGAGGCTCAGAATCTCGTATTCTAGACTCTTCGGCGTTAAAACTCGATGGTTACCGACTTACAACAGCGCAAAACTTTGCATACCATATGGGGAACATTTTTGAGCCATGGATGGAAAGAACAAGTTTTGAAGGACGACCCAAAGTTTCTAACGATCATCTTTTAAGTTTCAAAAATAAACTTGAAAAAAGGCCGGTGAGATTTTATTTAAAAAGTAAAATGTTTAAAAGACTTTTCAAAGTTTCCATTTTTACTCGGCTCTTTCTCAGGACAAAGGGATTAACTTCAGATATTGCACGTAATTATTAA